In the Desulfosporosinus acidiphilus SJ4 genome, ATTATGGTCCAGTTCATACCCCAAAGCACACTTTGTAATACGCTGGCTTAACATCCTCTGTCTTCCGGCAATATTAATAACCATAGAATATCCCGATTCCTGCTGGATAGTGTATTGAATAACACACTGGCCCAGCAATACTAAAAAGGCAATGAGGGAAAGGCCAATAATATATCGTTTCCGCAAGACTTTTCCAATCTCAGTCATAGGAACTCCTCAATCTACTCCGAAAAGTTATTATTGTAATTTGTATTAAATTTGATTACAATACAGGAAGAAAATACTAAATACTAGCATACTAACAACAAAATATTATCTAGGGCAAATTGTTCGAAAGAACAAGACGCAAAGCTATAGGGTCTAACTTCCCATGGAATATGACAGCCTGGCTGCAAACTATTAAATGTGAGCAGCTATTTTGTTGCTTTCTTTTTGTTTGCGTGAAATTGTTTGCCTCGAGATGGCATACCTTAATATCGGTTGATTTATCAAAATCTTTAAACAAATTATTGAAAGAGAGATGGATTGGCTTGAATCAAGGTTCTTTGCTAATTGTTGATGATAATCTGGGAATTCGCAGTCTCTTAAAAGCTCTTTTTTCTTCGAAAGGGTATGTTGTAAGCACTGCCACTACAGGGATTGAAGCATTATCATTGGCTAAAACCCAGTCACCAGATCTCATAATATCAGATATTAAAATGCCAGGCATCAATGGATTAGAACTTCGGGAGAGATTACTTGGTTACAATCCCAACACTCGAATCATTTTAATATCAGCCTATGCAGATCAAAAAGAAATTAACGAGTTAATTCACAATGGCAATATCGATTTTGTAATGACTAAGCCCTTTGATTTAGAAAAGCTCGGTATTGTTGTAGATAACCTGTTATCCGAAGAGCAGCTGCAGTGATATTCTTCAAGCCAAAGCCCTCATTTAACGAGCGCTTTGGCTTTGCTTTTTAACTTCCTCTGTCTCGGTTATAGGCTTGCT is a window encoding:
- a CDS encoding response regulator — encoded protein: MKERWIGLNQGSLLIVDDNLGIRSLLKALFSSKGYVVSTATTGIEALSLAKTQSPDLIISDIKMPGINGLELRERLLGYNPNTRIILISAYADQKEINELIHNGNIDFVMTKPFDLEKLGIVVDNLLSEEQLQ